A stretch of the Rosa rugosa chromosome 5, drRosRugo1.1, whole genome shotgun sequence genome encodes the following:
- the LOC133710589 gene encoding F-box/kelch-repeat protein At1g23390, which produces MAVTANPKQNQTKAAVEEEAPLYGDVLESVLSKLHLIHLLSACHVSKSWNRAVSSTLRFSNRVKPWLVVHSQTTRFPYVVSARAYDPASHVWVDVDRSLHHPPVKSISTLRSSHSTLLYMLSPSKFAFSLDALHLEWSHANTPPLVWRTDPIVAVVGHRVVVAGGACDYEDDPLAVEMYDVKVGTWDTCESMPAIFKDSSASTWLSVAADERRMYVTEKCSAVTYSFDPESKKWFGPYDLCPNPTVFSSVIGFVNGRLVLAGVVGEAEDVKGVKLWEVEVSDDESLELKEMIGDMPETMVEKLKGESDCKPSFSMSYMGGLVCFHNGSDPSDLILCELENGGCRWTSIRNDAVNDGTRMQRMVVTYANLGLPELQKAVQVGALKIL; this is translated from the coding sequence ATGGCAGTAACGGCGAACCCTAAGCAGAACCAGACCAAGGCGgcggttgaagaagaagcaccGCTCTACGGAGACGTCTTGGAGTCCGTGCTATCCAAATTACACCTCATCCATCTCCTATCGGCGTGTCACGTCTCAAAGTCTTGGAACCGCGCCGTTTCGTCTACCCTCCGTTTCTCTAACCGAGTTAAACCCTGGCTCGTCGTCCACAGTCAGACCACCAGGTTCCCCTACGTCGTCTCGGCACGTGCTTACGACCCGGCCTCGCACGTGTGGGTCGACGTCGATCGGAGTCTTCATCATCCTCCGGTCAAGTCCATCTCCACCCTACGCTCCTCTCATTCGACTCTTCTCTACATGCTTTCCCCTTCCAAATTCGCTTTCTCCCTTGACGCGTTGCATCTGGAGTGGAGTCACGCAAACACGCCTCCGCTCGTGTGGCGAACTGACCCGATTGTTGCCGTGGTGGGCCATCGCGTAGTCGTCGCAGGCGGCGCGTGCGACTACGAGGACGACCCGCTGGCCGTGGAAATGTACGATGTCAAAGTTGGCACGTGGGACACGTGCGAGTCCATGCCCGCCATTTTCAAAGACTCTTCGGCGTCCACGTGGCTGTCTGTGGCCGCGGACGAGAGGAGAATGTACGTGACGGAGAAGTGCTCGGCCGTCACGTACTCGTTTGATCCGGAGTCCAAGAAGTGGTTTGGGCCGTACGATCTGTGTCCGAATCCGACGGTGTTTAGCTCCGTGATTGGATTCGTTAACGGCCGTTTGGTTTTGGCGGGAGTTGTGGGAGAGGCGGAGGACGTGAAGGGAGTGAAGTTGTGGGAAGTGGAAGTCAGCGACGACGAGTCGTTGGAGTTGAAAGAGATGATCGGTGACATGCCGGAGACAATGGTGGAGAAGTTGAAGGGCGAGAGCGACTGTAAGCCGTCGTTTTCGATGAGCTATATGGGAGGTCTGGTGTGTTTTCACAACGGTTCCGACCCGAGCGACTTGATCCTCTGCGAGCTTGAGAATGGGGGGTGCAGGTGGACGAGCATAAGGAATGATGCCGTGAACGACGGGACCCGAATGCAGAGGATGGTGGTGACGTATGCCAATCTGGGGTTGCCGGAGTTGCAGAAAGCCGTACAAGTCGGAGCACTGAAAATTCTATGA